A genomic segment from Bacillota bacterium encodes:
- a CDS encoding permease yields MGNYILYLVAFLLLVLSFIKDRQKTINALKKAWKAFENILPEFLGVIMLVGIMLAILNPEVISGIIGESSGWLGVILSSIIGAITLIPGFVAFPTAAMLLKSGAGYMQIGAFISSLMMVGVVTASVEIKYFGKKLTILRNVLAFLFSFVVAFVIGKVVGVG; encoded by the coding sequence GTGGGAAATTATATACTATACTTGGTTGCATTCTTATTATTGGTTTTATCTTTTATAAAGGACAGGCAAAAGACGATAAATGCCTTGAAAAAAGCGTGGAAGGCTTTTGAAAACATATTGCCCGAATTCCTGGGAGTAATAATGCTTGTTGGTATCATGCTTGCCATACTGAACCCTGAAGTAATTTCAGGAATTATAGGTGAAAGCTCAGGCTGGCTTGGCGTAATACTTTCATCCATTATCGGTGCAATTACACTTATTCCGGGCTTTGTTGCATTTCCCACTGCGGCAATGCTTCTTAAGAGCGGAGCAGGATACATGCAAATCGGCGCATTCATCTCTTCTCTTATGATGGTGGGAGTGGTTACGGCGTCAGTTGAGATAAAGTATTTCGGAAAGAAACTTACCATATTGAGAAATGTTCTTGCATTCCTTTTTTCATTTGTTGTAGCATTTGTTATTGGAAAGGTGGTTGGTGTAGGTTGA